cacagaaaaataaatgtcaagAGCTTCCTCTAATCACCAGTGATCAGCCTAGAGCGTGGGTGGCACTCAGGGGGTTTGGACTCCACCCAGGCCTTCTCCCCGGCTTTTCCACAGCTCTTTCCCAAGCCAAGGCACGTGGGCTGCCTGTGCTAGGACCGCGCTGCCACTGCTGTAGCTACGGCTCCTTCCTGACCTCAGCAACAACACCAAGCCCTGCTATAACCTCCCTGGGCCCTCCTGGCCCAACAGCTCCAGGAGCAGGAGGCAGAACAGAGCTCAGAGGAGGGGGCCAGTGAAAGATTACAAACACCCAGCAGGGAGGTGGAAGACCATAACCAAAGACGGGCAGTGCCCTGTGACCAAAAAGCCAAGTGCCAATGCAGCAGAGAGCATGGGCAGAGTGCCCCACCCGTCTGCTGACGTgaaagcgcaggaataccaagctCCTTACATGTCGGGCACAGGAACAGGGTGAGTCTGGACTCGTCTCAGGAAGCCAGGGAAGAGGGCGGGCAAGAAGCTACGAGGTGTGAGCTGCTGGGTTGCAAAATGGCCAAGGTGGCAATTCGGTGATGTTAGCAAGGTCACAGCGCTACCCTTTAAATGCTataatttatatatgtatatttatacacgcacacacccacccacccacgcaCACGCACAGTCATCACCAACCACCTCGCTGCAGTGCCACCGGGAGCGAGTCCGGCTAGCAGCAAACAAAATCCTTCCGATAAAATCTGCCTAGAAAAATAGAGCAAGGTCCCAGGAGCCCGGGTGCTGTGCCTGGCTCCCGTCCTTCAGCCTCTCTCCTTCGCCCTGAGGCCGACACCGAGACCAGGAGACCTCCACGCAGCCATGTGGGCAGGCTCAGTCTCTGTCACCGTCTTCTCTGCTGCCTGGAACAGAGACAGAACAGGCTGCGGTAGGGATGGCCCGGGGGCCTGGTTCGCAGAACTTTAGGAGCCAGCCTACAGGAATGGACGTCACCTCGACAGAACCAGCCCACCCTAGCTGGTAGGGCTGGCTGCCTACACTGAGTACAACACGGAGGTGTCAAGTCCACCACTCCCAGCCAACAAGGGGCAGGGCTTTGCAGTGGTATGGGGCACCAACATGGCCCAGCCACGTTCATGCCAGGCAGCCTCCCTAGGGGGCTGAGGGCCTGGGGAGGAGAGACTGATGTCACAGGGACAACATTTCAGCTCCAGTTCCCAAGCTCAGCAGAACAGGTCGTTTAGACAAGTAGGAGAGCTGGGCCACCCTGCTACTTGCTGAGCAGCGTGCACCCTGCACAAGGGCCCCACAGGCGCAGTAAGGACTAACAGTACTCGTGAGTTCATCCATCAGCTCACTGAGCCACGCAGCACGGTGGGCACACCATGtcatacatggggaaactgaggcacggggggaGTGctgtgacttacccaaggtcactcagcaagtcagtgacagagatgACTGTAGAACtcagccaggagtcctggctcccagttctgtgTATTCCCTCCCTAAGCCTGCAGTATGTCTACAGGCGACGAGCTGCCTGATTTGATGTATGGGGCCCCCTAGGGGAGAGGGACTTGCCAGTATGAGAGTTTGAGTGGACCTCAGGAGTTCGTGGCTCCCATTCTGGGTCCAAACCACCCCACTCTGCTTCCTATAACAGATCCCAAGGCAACAAGACATGTCCCGGGCTGCAGGCAGACCCAGCCACGCATGGCACGCTAGCCAAAACAGCTCAAAGAGAAATGGCTCCAAGTCTCATCATCAGCTCCCTACTGGGCTGAGCACCCAGCCCCAGACCTCACCTCCTACGGACTCTATATCCGAGTCAGAGACTTGTGTGATGGAGAACCTGGACACCGGCGCAGCAGACACGGTGAACCGGGAGAACTGGATCGGCAGCACCTGCTTCTGCACTGGGACCAGCGAGGGAAGGCTGGGGACGGCCGAGACTGGCATCACCGGCGTCACCGTCAGTGAGGACATTAACGACGACTTCACGGGCATGAGCGGAAAGTCGTCATCCCACTCGAATCCACTGCCTGGAGAAGACAATGACCACAGTGACACATCAGGGAGCAGCCTATTGCTGCTGTGCCCCATGTGCCCACTCCACAGCCTGCCGGCCCTCGGCCGGGGCCACCGCTCCCGCgcccgccgcccccctcagccTGCCGGCCCTCTGCCGGGCCTATTGCTACTACCCTGCCCACTGCCCCCCTCAGCCTGCCATCCCTTGGCTGGGCTCATCATTACGGCTGTGCCCACTCCCCCCTCAGCCTGTGGACTCTCAATTCGAGCTCCACCCTTGCACAGTGCTCCCACTGTAGTCCATGTGGATTCGCCTCCAGATTCTCTGGGGCCTTGTGCTAGTGCCACCTGATGCCTGCCATGCCCAGGGGAAGCAGGCTTGGAGGTGGTGGGACAAGGGCCCATGCCCAGAGCCATTGGCAATTATACAGATGcgtccctccccagctctgggcgcTCTGCCCACCACAAGCCCTCACTCTCTTCAGAGGCGTTGCCATCCGAGGAGTCATCAGATGCGCTCAGTCTGTCCACCGGGCCTGTGGGGCTGGTGCTGTTGCTCTGTACGGGCTGCGGCGAAGGGGCCGTGACCTCTGGGAACGTCTGATCACTGAGCTCCCGAGTGGGACTTTCCTGGATATTAAAAGACACCTTGGAAAATCACCCCATAAAGACACATGCCTGAGAGCCAGGCAGTGATGGTGCTGCCACCCCAGATATTCCAGTGTGTGCCCTCAGGGACCTGGCACCCACTGACTGGAAAATGGATGGAGGCCCCTTGTCACAAAGGCCTCCCCAGTCTTCCCAGCTCAACTGGGCTGGgatgtggagggagctggggacagagcccTGGGATGCCCTCCTGGCTGGTGCCAGGCTGGTGCCAGTCTGCTGCCCTCCTGAGCTCACTGTGCGGAAAGGCAGCAAGTAGGCCCCAGGGCTGCTCACCTGGTCAAAGAGGTAGACAGTGACGTCGTCGTAGAAGGACACGGCCTTCTTCTTCCGCTCCAGGTCCTCGCAGAAGGCCTGGGACAGCAGGTTGGGCATCTTGAGCAGGCTGCGCAGGTTGCTGGCACTGTGGCTCTCAGCCACCACAATGGGCACAGCAGCCGGCTCGTCCTCGCTCTCCTCACTCTGCTCCTGGATGTTGTAGCAGCGCAGCTCCTCATCCGACTCGTCGCTGTCCTCGgtgtcctcctcctcatcctcggGCTCCTCCCGCCGCTCAGGGCCGGATGGCCGCAGCTCCGCGTGGGCCTGCCGCAGGGAGAGGTCGAGGGACAACTGCTGGCCCTGAACTAGTGACAGCTCTTCTGCCAGGGCCCTGCCAGGACCCTCCTGCGCTTCCCCTTCTGGGGCCACTCGCACCCCTGGCTCCTCTAACGGGTGCTCTGGCCCCTCAGGCTCGGAGCTAGGAGCCACAACCTCACCCAGCAGGCCTGAGAGCCCCTCCTGCATGAGTTCTTCTCCACCAGCTTTGGCCAGGACCAGCAGGACTGAGCCCTCCGGGCTCATTACCACGGGTGACAGGAAGAAGGACTTGCATGGCACAGACCCTGCTGGGATGCTGGGGATGGCAGGGCACTCGTCCCAGGTCGTATCTCTGGAGCAGTCTGAGTCTGGTCTGTGACCTGCAGCTGTCTCCTCAGCCCTGGTGGCACCTTCTGGCTCCAGCTCTGGCTCTGGGTGGGCAGCCTGGTCACTCCCTTCCCTGGGGCTCACCCCTTCACCTGCCATTGAGAAGCCTACACCAGAAGCTTCAGTCCCCATGGTGCAAGCAGCTCTCTGAGGGCTGTCAGGGGtgtggcggggctggggtggcTCCTCCCCATCATTGTTTTGGCTCAAGGCTCTTCCCAGGTCTTGTTCATCCAGTTGCGAgcaccccgcctccctgacctGTGCTTCAGACCCATCGCTGTCCTCATCTTCTTTGAGGTACCTCTCGGCGTCGGTGTCATAGTCTGAGAAGTAGGCTGAGTCGCGGTACGGGTTCTTCTCGCTCAGGCCGTGAAGCTCAGCGCTGAAGGATGAGGAGAGGTGCATCTCTGAGGCCACAACATCCCCTTCACCCGCCACCAGGCCTACGGGCGACTTCCCCAGGTGGGTGAAAGTCTCTGGCTCCCTGGGCTCATGCGGCTCCTTTAGGATAAACTCCGGGGACTCATAGTTCTCGGTATCATAGCCGCTGtccagggccttgggctggctaGAGGGGATGTAGCTGATGGGGCTGAAGACTTCGCAAGAGCTGGCTGTGGATGGGATGTCAAGGGATTCCAGGGAGTCCGGCGTCCCCACCTGCTTCTGGAGAGACTTGAAGGATGGGATCACATCCCCTCGTTCCACGTAGTCTCCGGAGAAGTCAGTGAAAACACCAGACGTGAGCTCCATCGTATCTTCGTCGCTACAGTCATCCATGTCAGGGAAGCTGGTGCTGGAGAAGGTCTTGTCTGGGGTCCGGTCCAGGTCACTTGTGATGCTCTTCCCACTCTCCACTGCAATGTCTCCGGGCACTTGGCCAGCTGCCTCAGAAGCCTCTGAAGGGATCTGGGTGCAGTCTGCACAAGGGTTGCCCTCTGTGTGGGCATACGGGACAGCCCACTCCCCAGGACTTAGCAGAAGGGCTGCCCCCTCAGCTGGCATGGTGGTGCTCTCAGATAGCTGGCAAGCTGCCCCTTTCTCGGCGTGTTCCATATCAACAGGCCCTGGTGGATCCATACCCCTTGGCTGTGGCATTTGGGCATGGtgattcccctcccctctctcggCTTGTCTTGATGCTGTGCTGGCATCATCC
This portion of the Dermochelys coriacea isolate rDerCor1 chromosome 14, rDerCor1.pri.v4, whole genome shotgun sequence genome encodes:
- the AATK gene encoding serine/threonine-protein kinase LMTK1 isoform X3, yielding MQFLEEAQPYRVLQHTNLLQCLAQCAEVTPYLLVMEFCPLGDLKGYLRSCQVADSMAPDPLTLQRMACEVACGILHLHKNHYVHSDLALRNCLLTADLTVKIGDYGLSHCKYKGDYFVTADQLWVPLRWIAPELIDEVHGNLLIVDQTKSSNVWSLGVTIWELFELGNQPYYCYSDRQVLTYAIKEQQLKLPKPQLKLLLSERWYEVMQFCWLQPEQRPTAEEVHLLLSYLCAKGATEAEEEFERRWNSMKPNSSSSSSRRGTEVSSFPLLEQFSAEGFHSDGDDVLTVMETSQGLNFEYKWEPSKAECFQVPAGALSPSGAVQYQDLYYPTSSMGRLSLGVSPSCYECKQQGCPSLHAPSVVPILGAHSPSLSSEYYIRIEGPSEGRTELDYAMCSYSPNCEYGSPAKGSHWQAKRGQDSGTYDSDNSPTGSLTMEPLLGPAPPSEGSWEHPDYYPYQCHSKEPSYYQPSPGNGADHYLLEEEPLEAGSKEWQVPSFRNIFQDPLGISPSVNRAYGPPGYEEPHPAPLAGRLLECVGQKVASRTQGSRLDCITLELGEESPCGSPQCGSREHVSGLVPEDVNAEVQRQHWTSNSSANNNSSNCPPPPCEPPANDSWCYRHMITFRGLMAEPLDSVPTDEAQLRDALQERRSSLVKDLQLALQDQPLTENHSFCLDPGQRRTPSNKEDSSSSSSSSPHGLGDWESHDSSAFDLLEDTALAGVSGSRHVSSAALPTDSSARAAAQTCLDDASTASRQAERGEGNHHAQMPQPRGMDPPGPVDMEHAEKGAACQLSESTTMPAEGAALLLSPGEWAVPYAHTEGNPCADCTQIPSEASEAAGQVPGDIAVESGKSITSDLDRTPDKTFSSTSFPDMDDCSDEDTMELTSGVFTDFSGDYVERGDVIPSFKSLQKQVGTPDSLESLDIPSTASSCEVFSPISYIPSSQPKALDSGYDTENYESPEFILKEPHEPREPETFTHLGKSPVGLVAGEGDVVASEMHLSSSFSAELHGLSEKNPYRDSAYFSDYDTDAERYLKEDEDSDGSEAQVREAGCSQLDEQDLGRALSQNNDGEEPPQPRHTPDSPQRAACTMGTEASGVGFSMAGEGVSPREGSDQAAHPEPELEPEGATRAEETAAGHRPDSDCSRDTTWDECPAIPSIPAGSVPCKSFFLSPVVMSPEGSVLLVLAKAGGEELMQEGLSGLLGEVVAPSSEPEGPEHPLEEPGVRVAPEGEAQEGPGRALAEELSLVQGQQLSLDLSLRQAHAELRPSGPERREEPEDEEEDTEDSDESDEELRCYNIQEQSEESEDEPAAVPIVVAESHSASNLRSLLKMPNLLSQAFCEDLERKKKAVSFYDDVTVYLFDQESPTRELSDQTFPEVTAPSPQPVQSNSTSPTGPVDRLSASDDSSDGNASEESSGFEWDDDFPLMPVKSSLMSSLTVTPVMPVSAVPSLPSLVPVQKQVLPIQFSRFTVSAAPVSRFSITQVSDSDIESVGGSREDGDRD